The following are encoded together in the Macadamia integrifolia cultivar HAES 741 chromosome 10, SCU_Mint_v3, whole genome shotgun sequence genome:
- the LOC122090983 gene encoding probable transcription factor At1g11510 produces the protein MKKTRSARKHRPVSSSEEEEEVEYEKTEEEEENGQSIEANQADQADEEDANEEGEEDDDEEGATTSVKKTVHKHRKSDLKGSKRKKKKVADGAEKKPEKKKLFERIWSDEDELTILKGMLNYHSTNGSDVDMSKFHEFIKEAFNFDVAKSQLADKIRRLRKKFINNASRAKEGVDPSFSKHHDTKVFRLSKKLWGNLASPSTKEIDWSLYPHLVGSFRPLHIQPIDWSMYWSFQPLHIQPRWNKSLEEGFCKIGDSKLKEFDQKWKDLGKEEAELLFKRVELTWQQLKLVREASHL, from the coding sequence ATGAAGAAAACCAGGTCTGCCCGGAAACACCGTCCTGTTTCATCttcggaggaggaggaggaagttGAGTatgaaaaaacagaagaagaagaagaaaatggtcAGAGTATTGAAGCAAATCAAGCAGATCAAGCAGATGAGGAGGATGCAAATGAAGAAGgtgaggaggatgatgatgaggaaggAGCTACAACTTCTGTGAAGAAAACTGTTCACAAGcatcggaagagtgatctcaaGGGTtccaagagaaagaagaagaaagttgcGGATGGTGCTGAGAAGAAACCTGAGAAGAAGAAGCTGTTTGAAAGGATATGGTCGGATGAGGATGAACTTACCATTTTGAAAGGTATGTTGAATTACCATTCTACGAATGGTTCTGATGTTGATATGAGTAAATTTCACGAGTTTATTAAGGAAGCTTTCAATTTTGATGTCGCAAAGAGTCAGTTGGCTGATAAAATCAGACGATTAAGGAAGAAATTTATTAACAATGCAAGTAGGGCAAAGGAGGGCGTCGACCCCAGTTTTTCAAAACATCATGATACTAAGGTTTTCAGATTGTCCAAGAAATTATGGGGTAATTTAGCTTCTCCTTCGACCAAGGAAATCGATTGGTCTTTGTACCCGCATTTGGTCGGGTCATTCCGGCCTCTTCACATTCAGCCAATCGATTGGTCTATGTACTGGTCATTCCAGCCTCTACACATTCAGCCAAGGTGGAACAAGTCGCTTGAAGAAGGGTTTTGCAAGATAGGTGACTCAAAGTTGAAAGAGTTCGACCAGAAATGGAAAGATTTAGGGAAGGAAGAAGCAGAACTTTTATTCAAGCGTGTGGAGTTAACCTGGCAACAACTCAAGCTGGTCCGAGAAGCTTCTCATCTGTGA